AGATAGAATGGACAGAATGAGATGAAAATCCTGCTGTTGAGTTTTTACTATTCCCCCGACCTGTCCGCCGGGTCTTTTCGCACGACCGCCTTGGTCCACGCGCTCCTTGAGCAGTTGCCTGAAGGGGCGGAAATTGATCTGATTACCACCCTGCCCAATCGCTATCAGAGTTTTTCCAGTGAGGCTCCGGAAGAGGAGGCGCATGACTGTTTGAGAATTCGCCGGGTCAAACTGCCGGCGCATCAAAGCGGGATGGGCGATCAGACCAAGGCATTTATGGCATTTGCCAAGAAGGTTCTGGAGTTGACCCGTGCGGAGGATTACGCGCTGGTTTACGGAACTTCGTCACGTTTGATGACGGCGGCGCTCAGCGCCTATGTGGCGCGAAAAAAGAGTGCGCGCCTATATCTGGATATTCGCGACATTTTTGTCGATACAATCAAGGATGTTCTGCCAAAGAAAGCGGCGTTGGCCGCCAAACCGGTTTTCTCTGGGCTTGAACGCTGGACGATGAACCGCGCGGATAAAATCAACCTGGTCTCCGCCGGTTTTGCTGACTATTTCCAGCAGCGCTATCCGGGCAAGGAATTGTCATTTTTCACCAACGGCATCGATGACGTATTTATTGCTGCGGGGAAGGAAATCCATGAAGGTGAGCCCCAACGCGGTGCAGCACTCCAAGAGCCTGTCACGGTGCTTTATGCCGGCAATATGGGGGAAGGGCAGGGGTTGCATGCCATAATTCCCGAACTCGCCAATCGCTTGGATGGAAAAGTCAAATTCCGCTTGGTCGGCGATGGCGGTCGCCGGGCGCGACTTGAGCAGCGCTTGGCCGAGTTTGAGTGCCGCAACGTCGAAGTGGTGCCGCCCGTGAAGCGCGAGCAACTGCTGGTCGAATATCGCAACGCCGACATTTTGTTTCTGCATTTGAACGATTACGATGCCTTCCGCAAGGTGCTGCCGTCAAAGTTGTTTGAATACGCCGCGTTAGGCAAGCCGGTCTGGGCTGGGGTAGCAGGCTACGCCGCCGAGTTCGTCCAGGCCGAGATTGGCAATGCCGCAGTTTTTGACCCCTGCGATGTCGAAGCGGCGGTGCAGAGCTTTGATACGCTGAAACTCGAGAATGTCCAGCGTACGGGGTTTATTGAGAAATATGCCAGAGACAACATCATGCGGACCATGGCGGAAGATGTGCTATCACTTTTGCGTGATCGAAGGCATTAAAGGTCACGATATGCCTCCTCATCTGTGGCCGATTCCCATTCGCTGAGAGTTTGTTCGCGTGCCTTGGCAAAGGAGAAGTCTATGGGGCGCGCTTTTCTGATGCGAATCTGGTTGTCCTCAATGTCAAAAGCAATGGCACCTCCAGCTTTTAAGTGCAGAACTTTACGCACCGGGTCCGGGATGGTCGCTTGATACTTGGATGTGATTTTACTCGTCGCCGTCGGCATGGCAGACCTCCTTTGTTGGTATGACTGGCATTACCATGTTCGTTGCGCAAGTGACGGTCAGGTCTTTGACTGGAAAAACTTTATCACGCGGAGATCGCAGAGGGCTCAGAGAAAAGTCTAAACCAATACTTGAACATTTCAGGCATTAATGGTATACACAAAGTCACAAAAACTGTCACCCTGTGTGGATCTTTTTGATGCAGCCGATAAAACAACTCAGCCGGATTCTGGACAACCTTGCCGATTCGGAGAATTATCTTTTTGCTCTGGATGATCTGCGTGGCGCATTGCCGGATGCCGGTCCGGGGTCATTCAAGGCGTTGCTAAGCCGCGCGCAAAAAAGCGGCATTCTCAAGCGGGTCTGTAAGGGGATCTATCTATATCAGCGTATCAACTACCCGGCAGGGCATATTCTGTTTCATACTGCTGTCAAACTACGCGCTGATGCTTTTAATTACTTAAGCCTTGAATCGGTGCTCAGCGATGCCGGGGTCATCTCCCAGATTCCTCTAAACTGGATTACTTTGATGTCGTCTGGGCGCAGCCACATTGTTGATTGTGGCGAATTCGGGCATATCGAATATATTCACACCAAACGCAAACCGGACGATGTTGCCAACCAGTTGACCTATGACAGGGAATGTCGCCTCTGGCGCGCCTCGGTGGCATTGGCTCTGCTCGACATGAAGCTGACTCGCCGCAATACCGACCTGGTGGATTGGAGTCTTGCCAATGAGCTTGTTTGATCAACTGGTTGACGAAGCGATACGCAGCCTGCCGCAATTTTCTTCTTTGCGGGTTGTGGTGGAAAAAGAGCTGCTGCACCATGACATTCTTCGTGAAATGAGCCGTGCCGGATTTTTGCAGAAGCTGACGTTCATCGGCGGAACCTGCCTGCGTACCTGCTACGGCTCGCCGCGCTTGAGTGAATATCTGGATTTTACCGGAGGAGCGGATTTCACTAAAGACGCTCTGATGGAGCTTGGCGCTGTTCTTGTTGAGCGGCTGAAGGTAAAATACGGTCTGCCGGTCTCTGTCAGTGAGCCGGTTCGCGAAGAGGGCAATGTTGCTACCTGGAAGCTAAGGATGATGACGCGTCCTGACCGCAAACATTTACCGGCCCAACGCATCAATATCGATATTTGTGCGCTGCCGAGCCATGATCGGCGCCCCGTGATGCTGCGCAACCACTATGCGGTCGAGATGGGAACCTCGGGTCTGATTATACAGGCCCAGAGCCGGGCAGAGATTTTCGCCGATAAAATCGTCGCGTTCGCCATGCGTCCGAACCGTCTCAAAAACCGTGATCTTTGGGATATTGTCTGGCTAAATCAGCAAGGCGTCGCGTTGCCGGTGGATCTGGTATGGCATAAGGTTGTCGATCGTCGCCTGGATCGAAGCGATTTTTTGAGCCGGCTCGTGCAGCGACTGGCCGAGCTACGGTCAGACCCTTTGTATCAAAAAGAA
The window above is part of the Geoalkalibacter ferrihydriticus DSM 17813 genome. Proteins encoded here:
- a CDS encoding nucleotidyl transferase AbiEii/AbiGii toxin family protein, whose protein sequence is MSLFDQLVDEAIRSLPQFSSLRVVVEKELLHHDILREMSRAGFLQKLTFIGGTCLRTCYGSPRLSEYLDFTGGADFTKDALMELGAVLVERLKVKYGLPVSVSEPVREEGNVATWKLRMMTRPDRKHLPAQRINIDICALPSHDRRPVMLRNHYAVEMGTSGLIIQAQSRAEIFADKIVAFAMRPNRLKNRDLWDIVWLNQQGVALPVDLVWHKVVDRRLDRSDFLSRLVQRLAELRSDPLYQKEFLSEMRRFLPPSVVAETLTQDGFWTVLVDVVTGECERVKNQ
- a CDS encoding AbrB/MazE/SpoVT family DNA-binding domain-containing protein; the protein is MPTATSKITSKYQATIPDPVRKVLHLKAGGAIAFDIEDNQIRIRKARPIDFSFAKAREQTLSEWESATDEEAYRDL
- the abiEi gene encoding type IV toxin-antitoxin system AbiEi family antitoxin — encoded protein: MQPIKQLSRILDNLADSENYLFALDDLRGALPDAGPGSFKALLSRAQKSGILKRVCKGIYLYQRINYPAGHILFHTAVKLRADAFNYLSLESVLSDAGVISQIPLNWITLMSSGRSHIVDCGEFGHIEYIHTKRKPDDVANQLTYDRECRLWRASVALALLDMKLTRRNTDLVDWSLANELV
- a CDS encoding glycosyltransferase family 4 protein, with product MKILLLSFYYSPDLSAGSFRTTALVHALLEQLPEGAEIDLITTLPNRYQSFSSEAPEEEAHDCLRIRRVKLPAHQSGMGDQTKAFMAFAKKVLELTRAEDYALVYGTSSRLMTAALSAYVARKKSARLYLDIRDIFVDTIKDVLPKKAALAAKPVFSGLERWTMNRADKINLVSAGFADYFQQRYPGKELSFFTNGIDDVFIAAGKEIHEGEPQRGAALQEPVTVLYAGNMGEGQGLHAIIPELANRLDGKVKFRLVGDGGRRARLEQRLAEFECRNVEVVPPVKREQLLVEYRNADILFLHLNDYDAFRKVLPSKLFEYAALGKPVWAGVAGYAAEFVQAEIGNAAVFDPCDVEAAVQSFDTLKLENVQRTGFIEKYARDNIMRTMAEDVLSLLRDRRH